From Hydra vulgaris chromosome 15, alternate assembly HydraT2T_AEP, one genomic window encodes:
- the LOC136092480 gene encoding aspartate beta-hydroxylase domain-containing protein 2-like, with amino-acid sequence MLSGSNGIFPGPNGMLPGLLVVLVLIIFMKWIWKFYKREVVKTTNELCESSDCIRCCKNVFIIEQAQSIFQKTYSKNKNLKRIEAAVFSSLTKSKYVLYVENLKACSVWSIEDLPDSYRSDIKKLEENAMYFLQEYYLLEDSNNKYVSSQWSKIFLYNQGVQNLKMTNLFQKTSSVLKQCKNILEGCFFGYSFFSIVYPNTFIAEHTGPTNTRLRCQLALSIPKLEPGDKCELIVAGKKVEWESGKAALFDDSFMHSVQYTSKSRLKSRILLIVDFWHPDLKLEERLCIQKCYS; translated from the coding sequence ATGCTTTCTGGTTCTAACGGTATCTTTCCTGGTCCTAACGGTATGCTTCCTGGTCTTTTGGTTGTTttagttttgattatttttatgaaatggatctggaaattttacaaaagagaAGTTGTAAAAACCACCAATGAACTATGTGAATCATCTGATTGCATAAGATGttgcaaaaatgtatttatcaTTGAACAAGCACAAAGtatctttcaaaaaacatattctaaaaataaaaatctcaaaagaaTTGAAGCTGCGGTTTTTTCTTCTTTGACTAAATCAAAATATGTTCTGTATGTTGAGAATTTAAAAGCATGTAGTGTATGGTCTATTGAAGATTTGCCAGATTCCTATAGatctgatattaaaaaattagaagaaaatgCAATGTATTTTTTGCAGGAATATTATTTGCTAGAAGATTCCAATAACAAATATGTATCTTCTCAATggtccaaaatttttttatataatcaaggtgttcaaaatttaaaaatgacaaacctttttcaaaaaacttcttCCGTATtaaaacaatgcaaaaatattCTTGAGGgttgtttttttggttattcttttttttctattgtttatcCAAATACATTCATAGCTGAACATACAGGACCAACAAACACTAGACTTCGTTGTCAGTTGGCATTATCTATTCCTAAACTAGAGCCAGGTGATAAATGTGAACTTATTGTAGCTGGAAAAAAAGTAGAATGGGAATCCGGCAAAGCAGCTTTGTTTGATGACAGTTTTATGCATTCTGTGCAATATACTTCAAAAAGTAGACTAAAAAGTCGAATTTTGTTAATTGTTGATTTTTGGCACCCAGATCTAAAGCTTGAAGAAAGATTGTGCATACAAAAATGTTATAGctaa